A single window of Chitinophaga sp. XS-30 DNA harbors:
- a CDS encoding GH92 family glycosyl hydrolase → MKKQSLLFFLSVWMLGIACNAARSVERSNLNDVDPTIGSVGHLLEPTRPTVQLPNQMVRFTPQRKDFLDDQISSFPLNVVSHRLGQVFSIKPSILPVSVESWRSRMTWDHDLEVNRPWYYSTLLIDEGVTVDFTVGKKTGIFRFRFPEDAGDKSILLGVYNPGEAGWEFLPGNALRGMETYQGEVKVYMYGVFSQAGKPGVLEGGNIRPQQAVSGQGARAFITFPAAVKDVELRYAISYVSPEQARKNFEAEVMGRSFEEVSENGRKAWEKVMSRINVEGGTAAQRRSFYTALYRCYERMVDITEDGQYYSGYNKKVNRDNRPFYVDDWSWDTYLAHHPLRMILDPAAEEDMLQSYVRMYEQSGWMPTFPVLFGDHACMNGFHSSIVFLDAYRKGLRNFDVQKAYEGMFKNATEATMLPWRNGEKTVLDEYYYQHGYFPALHPGEKETIDRVHGFEKRQSVAVTLGNSYDDWALGEMAKDLGKTADTALFAARGRNYRHLWHPEKQLFMPKDDKGNWVMIDPKFDGGMGGRDYYDENNGYTYMWQVQQDIPGLIALMGGRKAFEKKLDQLFREGLDRSRYEFWSKFPDATGLVGQFSMGNEPSFHIPYLYNFTDAPWKTQKRTRFLLDTWFADNVFGIPGDEDGGGMTAFVVFTAMGFYPVTPGLPVYTITSPVFSKVSLQLPNGKVFRITANNCSSVNKYIQQAKFNGETLHTPWFTHEQLIAGGHLELEMGPLPDKAWGRPDAE, encoded by the coding sequence ATGAAGAAACAATCGCTTTTATTTTTTTTATCTGTCTGGATGTTGGGCATCGCCTGTAATGCGGCAAGATCTGTAGAAAGGTCTAATCTGAATGATGTGGACCCCACGATCGGGTCGGTCGGCCACCTGCTGGAGCCTACCCGCCCCACGGTACAGCTGCCGAACCAGATGGTCCGTTTTACACCGCAGCGGAAAGATTTCCTGGACGACCAGATCTCCAGTTTCCCCCTGAATGTGGTATCCCATCGCCTGGGCCAGGTTTTTTCCATCAAACCGTCTATCCTGCCGGTCAGCGTGGAAAGCTGGCGCTCCCGGATGACCTGGGACCATGACCTGGAGGTCAACCGCCCCTGGTATTATTCCACCCTGCTGATCGATGAAGGCGTGACGGTGGATTTTACCGTGGGAAAGAAAACCGGGATCTTCCGTTTCCGTTTCCCGGAAGATGCGGGGGACAAGTCCATATTGCTGGGCGTGTACAATCCCGGTGAGGCCGGTTGGGAATTTCTGCCGGGCAATGCGCTGCGGGGCATGGAAACGTACCAGGGCGAAGTAAAGGTATATATGTATGGCGTTTTCAGCCAGGCCGGGAAGCCGGGTGTGCTGGAAGGCGGCAATATCAGACCGCAGCAGGCGGTTTCGGGGCAGGGGGCCAGGGCTTTCATCACCTTCCCGGCAGCGGTGAAGGATGTGGAGCTGAGGTATGCCATCAGTTATGTCAGTCCGGAGCAGGCGCGGAAGAATTTCGAGGCGGAAGTGATGGGCCGTTCCTTTGAGGAAGTTTCGGAGAACGGCAGGAAAGCCTGGGAGAAAGTGATGTCCCGGATCAATGTGGAAGGCGGCACGGCCGCGCAGCGCCGCTCGTTCTACACGGCCCTGTACCGGTGTTATGAGCGCATGGTGGACATTACGGAAGACGGACAGTATTACAGCGGATATAATAAAAAGGTCAACCGGGATAATCGTCCGTTCTATGTGGATGACTGGTCGTGGGATACTTACCTCGCCCATCATCCGCTGCGGATGATCCTCGACCCCGCCGCCGAGGAAGACATGCTGCAATCCTACGTGCGCATGTACGAACAAAGCGGCTGGATGCCCACCTTCCCGGTGCTGTTCGGCGACCATGCCTGCATGAACGGTTTCCATTCTTCCATCGTTTTCCTCGACGCTTACCGGAAGGGGCTGCGCAACTTCGATGTGCAGAAAGCCTACGAAGGCATGTTCAAAAACGCCACCGAAGCTACCATGCTACCCTGGCGGAATGGAGAGAAAACAGTGCTGGATGAATATTATTACCAGCATGGCTATTTCCCCGCACTGCATCCCGGTGAAAAAGAAACCATAGACCGGGTGCATGGTTTTGAAAAAAGACAATCTGTTGCCGTAACGCTTGGCAATAGTTATGACGACTGGGCCCTGGGAGAAATGGCGAAAGACCTGGGCAAAACGGCGGATACGGCATTGTTCGCCGCCAGGGGCCGCAATTACCGCCACCTCTGGCATCCGGAGAAACAGCTCTTCATGCCGAAAGACGACAAGGGCAACTGGGTGATGATAGACCCGAAATTCGATGGCGGCATGGGCGGCCGCGATTATTACGACGAGAATAACGGTTACACCTATATGTGGCAGGTGCAGCAGGATATACCCGGACTGATCGCCCTGATGGGCGGCCGCAAGGCTTTTGAAAAGAAGCTGGACCAGTTGTTCCGCGAGGGGCTGGACCGTTCCAGGTATGAATTCTGGAGCAAATTCCCCGATGCAACCGGCCTCGTCGGCCAGTTCTCCATGGGCAATGAACCGAGCTTTCACATTCCCTATCTCTACAATTTCACCGATGCTCCCTGGAAAACGCAGAAGCGCACCCGCTTTCTGCTGGATACCTGGTTTGCGGACAATGTTTTCGGTATTCCCGGGGATGAGGACGGCGGCGGTATGACGGCTTTCGTGGTGTTCACCGCCATGGGCTTCTATCCCGTTACGCCCGGCCTGCCCGTGTACACCATCACCAGCCCTGTGTTCAGCAAGGTGAGTTTGCAGCTCCCCAACGGCAAGGTGTTCCGCATTACCGCCAACAACTGTTCATCCGTCAACAAGTATATACAACAGGCAAAGTTCAATGGCGAAACGCTCCATACGCCCTGGTTCACACACGAGCAACTGATAGCCGGCGGGCACCTGGAGCTGGAAATGGGGCCTTTGCCGGACAAGGCCTGGGGCCGTCCGGATGCTGAATGA